CTGGGAGCGACCGGTGATGCAGGCATGCTGCCGATCGCATGGCAAGTCAAGCACTGGGACTTGAACTTCTCAGCCAGTACCGGGTCTTCCGGCATCACCGACTCCGGTGCCTTCATCGAAGCCACCCACTTGTCAAAGGCCTCACCGCTGACCGACTTGACCTTAAACTCCATGAATCCGTGGGAGGGTCCGCACAGCTCTGCGCATTTCCCCCGGTAAACGCCTTCATTCGGTGCACTGAAGCTGAAGCGGTTCACCGTGCCGTCGGGATTGGTGTCCATTTTCCCGGCCAGCGACGGTACCCAGAAGGAATGCAGCACATCCTTGGTGCTCAGCTCGAAGGCAATGTGCTTACCTGTAGGAATAATCAGATCCTGTGCGGTCGTTATTCCGTAATCCGTATATTCGAACTCCCACCAATACTGGTGGCCGGTCACCTTGACCTTGATGGCGTCCTTGTCATCCGAATGATCATTGCCGGCAGCAAAGACCACCTTCACCGTAGGAATCGCCAGCACAATGACGAGAATAAGCGGGATGACTGTCCACAGCACCTCCAGCTTGAAGCTGCCCTCCACCTGCTTCGGAATCTCATCCTGATCCTTCTTCCGGCGGAAGCGAATCCATACATAAGCCGCTATGGAGAAGACGATCAGCAGCACCACAATCATGATCGTGATCGACAGCTTCATCAGTCCGTAAGAGCTTTCCGCTACGGGTCCCTGCGGTCTGAGTACCGACAAGTCCTCCCGCCCGCATCCGGCCAGAAGGAGTCCAAGTGCTGCGGTCATGGGAAGAAGCCGCTTACCAGCCTGCCACGTTTTCATCATTGATCTACCCCGCTTTTCCCGAATTCGTAGATTAGAGTATTTTCCTGTCAATTATAACAATCACTATTAATATAAGTTCGGTCTCCGGTTTTGTCAATCGTTCACAACAAATTCACAAAATCATTTTGAAGTCGCCGAAAGCTTGTCAATACTGATTTTATAAGCGCTTTCAATTTTTCCGGAAAACTGTTAAACTACTTTTGAAGCGTATTCATATGTATTTGTGTCTAAACATTCATTTGACATACGCAGATAATCTGAAATGGGCATACAAAAAAAACCGATTCCAGAAGCAGAAGGCTGCCCGGGCACGGTTTATGAGAATCCTCATGGATGTTATCGCTTGAATGTAGCTTACATATATAGTTGTAGGTATCACACAGCACGAAACAGAATCTGCCGCTTCTTCAGGAGACGGAAGAATTCATTCTAACCAGCTCATGCTCCACAACCATGGTCAGCTCTTCCTCATAGCCTCCCGTGATCCGATACTTCCGGACGTACTCTTTCACAAATTTCTTGGGATCTTTGGGCCGGAAAATACGTGTCATTTCCCGTAGACTTTCCTTGACTTCGTTATGACCTTTACTTGCCATGATCAGTTCCCTCCCAAAACATTGAAAATGAATGCTCCGTTGTAGAGAATGCATGATGAAAAGTTCGCCGTAACCTTGAAATGCAAGTTAAGAACCATTACACATACGCGGCTTGCATTACCCGTCCAGACTGCCATTCCAGTAACTTGGAATTCCGCCTTGCCGGTGAAGCAGGTTCGTCGTGATTTGGGCTGAGAGTAAGGATGTCCCACTGCAAAGACACCTTGACACTTTAATTACCCGAAGAGCCACTTGCTGAATCACTCCTTTCGGGCCTTATCGTTATATTGTATCATATTCCAGATGAACTTCCACCTTTCCATGTAAAAATGCAAATGGATTTTTTTTATAGTATATGCTTGCCCTCCCGTTTCGGAACCTGACAATAGTATGCCCCCTATCCCCATAAATTATAGGACAGCAGCCCCGCACAGCTCATACTTTGCCTGGACACCTCATAGGCTTGTAGGGAAGGAGAGTGAAACCTTTGTCGCCTTTCAGATCTTCCACCGGACTGCCCGATAACATTTCTGCCGCCTTGTGTTATTTTTTCCCGTTCATCGGGGCAATTATTTTCCTCGCGCTGGAGAAGCGCAGCCGCTTCGTCCTGTTCCACTCGCTCCAATCCCTGATTGCCTTCGGAGCTCTTATGATCGCCCATGTACTCAGCGGCTTCATTCCGCTTCTCGGCGATCTGGTGGGCGCCCTGATCTCCCTCTGCAGCTTCGCGGTCTGGCTCCTGATGATCTACCATGCCCTCGGCAGCAGATGGTTCAAGCTCCCTTGGGTGGGGGAAATCGCCGAAAGCCAGCTGCGGCAGCTGTAGCTGCAGCGTAGCAGAAAATAGTTTCCCTTTTGCCTGCCCGCTCCTTACAATGGGATAAGACATGCAGGAATCTGCAGGCTGGGGGAAGCATCCATGTATTTATTCATCATAAATTCCCGCTCCGGCGGCGGAGCGGGGCGGCGGACCTGGCACACCGTACAGGCCTTGCTTGCGGCGCGGGCTGTTCCGTATGAAGCGCTGTTCACCCAGAGCGCTGACAGCGCAGAGAGCCTGGTGCTTCACGCACTGGCCCGCCGCGAGGACTGGCGCGCTGCCATCATTGTCGGCGGCGACGGCACGATCCACAGTGTGCTGGGCGCACTGCGGCGCAGGGGGGTCCCGCTGGGAGTCATCCCGGCGGGTTCGGGCAATGACACCGCGCGCGGGTTCAGCATCCCGCTCGCGCCCGAGGCAGCGCTGGATCACGCGTTGCAGGACCGCTGCATCGAAGCCGATCTGCTTAACGCGGCAGGTGGTCTCACCCTGACCGCGGTGGCCAGCGGCTTCGACGCGCAGGTTGCCGTCAATGTGAACGGCAGCCGCTACAAGCGGCTGTGTAACGCCATTGGCGCCGGGCGCCTAGCCTATATCATCGGCGTGCTGCATACGCTGATGACCTTCAAGCCCTGCCGCGTCAGCGTGACCTGCGACGGCAAGGAGCAGGCCTTCGATCAGGCGTGGCTGGTCTCGGTCTGCAACCTGCCCAGCTACGGCGGCGGGCTGCTGATCTGCCCGCAGGCGGAATCAGGCGACGGCCTGCTTGACGTCTGCGTTGTGCACGGGGTCAGCCGCGGGCAATTGCTGCGGCTGTTCCCGACGGTGGTGAAGGGCAGGCATACGAAGCTGCCCTATGTCACCATGCTGCGCGGACACAGCGTAGCCGTCCACTTCGCGCAGCCGCGCCACGCCATCGGCGACGGCGAAGCGCTCGGCACGGCGCCGCTGGCCGTGGCTTGCGAGCCGGGCGCGCTGCGCGTGCTCTCGCCGCTGGCGGCAGCCTCGGCGGTGGCTGTAGACGCCGCGGGGTCCTGCCGGGCGGGCGGCTAGGCCGGGCGCGGCTGGGCTGGGTGCGGCTGGGCTGGGTGCGGCTGGGCTGGGCACATATGTAGCTCTGCGTAACGGACGGAGGCGCTCTTATTCTGGATGAAAGTCATATATTAGGCAAGTAACGGACCACACGGACCTTATTCTCTGAAATACTGCTTTTAAGTATCGTTTGAGCTACCTTAAGGTCTCCTCAGTCCGTTAAGACACCAAAAGTGGTATTTTCCAGGGGATAAGGTCTCTCAGGTCCGTTAGGAGCAGATTGGTCTGGCTAATGAAGAAGTTGGAATGATATTTCTCCCGACACAAAGAGCAGGCCCCGGGTATTCCCCTGGGCCTGCTCTTTGTTACATATTTCACGTTTCCGCCGGGTCCGTTTCCTGCTTCGTGCAGGAATAGACCTTCTTCACAAAGATATCCTTCGCTAGCAGCAGTAATTCTGCTGGCGGACAAAAACCGCTTGAACCCCGCTGCTCCGGTTATATCCCGGTTGGCTTCTGGGGCAGCAGGTTGCCGACAATCGACTTCAGCTCACCCTCCGGCTTGCTGCTTTTCTTCCCGTTGTCAAAGCTGGTAATGCGGATCTCGGAATAACTTTCTCCTGGAGCCACGGGCTTGAAAATCCATTTTTCCCGGTTATCCAGCCGGACGTTGAACTTCATGTCCTTGAACATCTCCACCAGCTCCCGTTCTCCCGGGGTCTTGCCCTCTTCCAGGAACAGCAGTCCGCGCAGCGGCTTGACGCCATCTGCATGCTGCACTTCAAAATGTACAATACACTCCATGCTTGTCACCTCCCTTGCTTAGTGAACTTGGGCACTTACTAGTCCTGCCCTATTCCTCCGGCTCTTTCCCGGATTCCTCCTGATCATGCAATACATATTTGCTGTAGATCCGGCTGTAGCGCTCCCCGTAGCGCCGCTGCAGTTCGGGACCCATATCTTCCTCCAGCTCGAACAATACCAATTCCTGTGTAAAAGATTTGAGCAGCAGCTCCACCAGCACCGGATGCTCGGTAATCACGGCTTGGGCGCTCCCGTCATCATAACGCATGCCTAGCATGCACCAGCTCCGGTCCACCACGAAGGAGAACTTCCGGCCTCCGCTGCGTTCCGGCTTCCCCGGCAGGGGCGGCCATACCGGATAAGGTGCCGGTACAGCATCACCGCCGTCAAAGGCCCACAACAGCTTCACTCCGCGCTTCTCCGCCTGCTCAAGCTCACTGCGCAGCAGCGAGGCTTCCTCCCGCCACACATCGACTACAATCTCCTGAGCGGCAAGATTCAGCTGGCGGACCAGCTCTCCAATTACATTCCGGTCACCCTCCACGTTGTAGAAGGAGGGGCTGACCGGACCCCCGCGCGGCATTTCACTCTCCATATAGGCAAGTGAGGCCTGCACCCGGCCGGATATCATCGTGGCCAGCTCTTCCGGGTCCAGTACACTGTAGCGTGCCGGCTCCCCTTCTCCGCAGCGCACGTAGCCTTGCTGGGTCAGGCGCTGAAGCGCCGCGTATACGTTCGATCTTGATACTCCTAGCTGCTTTGCCACTTCGTAGCCCGAAGCCTGGCCCTTGGTGGCCAGCTCAACCATAATTTTGGATTCCATCTCTGTGAAACCCAAATTGCGCAGATGCAGCAGCAACTGTTCCATCTATGTTGTCCCCCTAAGCTGTCAGTACTACACTGTCTATATTTGTTCCGAGCCGCAGCGCGGGCACCACATGGAGCCCTTTGGCAAGTCGGCGCGGCAGATCTGGCAATTCACAATCTCCCGTGTATCCGTGTCTCCGGCTACCCGCTCTTCGGCTGGTTCACTTGCTTTCCAGTCTCTGATCCGGCGGTCCAGCTCCAGTTGCCGCTCCCGTTCCCGTTCCAGCTCATCTGCCTCCCGGCGGCTCCGGTCAGAACCTGAAGTCATCCGGTCCGCTTCCTCCAGCTCTGCCTCTTCTTCCAGTTCAGGCAGCACCTCCGCGTACTGCACACGTGCTTCGGGTCTTCTCGCCAGCTCCCGTTCCGCTTCGGTCAGCTCTTCCTCGCCGTAGTACTGGTCTTCCTCATCTTCATGCTCCAGCACCGTATGTACGGTAACCGCAGGCGGCGCTGCGGCAGCGGCGGCCGCCGAAGACGGCTCTTTACGAAGTGAAATCTCCTTATCTTCCGGCTTGCGTGGTTCCAGCTTACGTCCGCAATGCGGACAGAAATTGGCATCCAGCCCTACGATCTGACCGCAGGCGCACAAGCGTTCATTTCTCAGTTCGGCAATTCTTGAGCGTACGTCCTCGATCTGCTCCTGCAGCTTGTTACAGCCCCGGGCAAGCTCGATCATCTGGCCTTCAGCCACCGACATATCCCTTGAACGATATCCGTCGTAGAACAGCTTCCCCATTTTCAGAAATTCAACCTGCATCTCATGCTCAATATCCGAAATCTGCCCATTCAGCTTGCTCACTTCCACCGAGCTTTGCGCTTTTTCACTCACCCGGCTGGCACCGTCTTTAATGCGTTGCAGTAAATTCATTGTAGTTCCTCCTTCTCCAGAGTGAGAATAGGCTGATTCGCAGCCGCGTATATCCTTCCATTCCGATTGCCGCTCCATGCAGCAGTGGAAACGTGATTCTATCATACCAAAAGTCCACAGCAGATTCATTATTTGTCGTCATGTGGTAAATACCAAGTAAAGGCGGCTAACGTTCTTATTGGAATGAGTATGCTGCGGAAGAAGCAATCATACATATTGCCTTCTGCTGTCCTTCGTTCCTGCGTACCCGTACATTATTGAATGATGGAGGGATGAATTGTGCCTAACGATAACCTTAACCGATATTTCGTCTCTGTGAATCACGGTCTGATTCAGGAAGAGAGGGGCGAATCCAGTGACTTCGAGGTTCTGCTGTCCAGTGACGGGCTGACCGCGCTTCAGGATCTCCTGGCCGATCTGGCCAGCGGGGATGAATACGCCTTCCGGCGTGCTCTGGTTCCCTACAAGTCAGCCGATCATGATGATGGTGCAGAGCAGTTCGATGACGCCACCATCCGCCTGTTCCAGTATCTGCACGACCACGGCACTGACGAGACCCGCCTTCAGATCGAAGGATTGAACGTCCTGCAGAAGCTGGAGAATACGGGCTATCAGGATGAAGGTTACGGCACAGGCTCTCCCACCAACAAATAAGAATGAACGGAGCTGCGCCATAAGAACGGCTTAATGCCTATACTGTGCTAATACGCGCCGGAGGGAAGAATGTTTCTCTTCGGCCAGGGTTACGGTTTTATTTTGCTTCCGGGGCTGTACATCGGTTAAAATAGAATCAGTAACGTTGCTAGCGCTGTATATGAGTGCCGTAGTCATCCATTCATGGTCTACAGTCACAAATAACGAAAACCGGGAGAGTTTCAGTGGAAGAATATGATAGTACACAAGTAACATTGAACAAGTTGCAGGTCCATGTGAAGGATATGCAGAAGTGGCAGATTAACGAGGATTTTGCCAAGCAGGTTGAAAATTTCAAGGCTTTGCCGGCGCTGTACCGCCATGCTCTGAATGAGCTTGAGAATAAAATCGATATCATCCGGACCGAGTGGCAGGTGCGTGACGGCTTCAGCCCGATCGAGCATGTGAAGTGCCGGATCAAAGAACCGAAGAGCATTGTGCAAAAGATGCAGCGCAAGGGCTATGAGCTTAACCTGGATAATATGGAACAGCACATCCATGATATTGCGGGGATGCGGATTGTCTGCGCCTTCGTGAAGGATATCTACCGGCTGGTGGATCACCTGTGCGCCCGCGAGGATATCCGTGTGCTTGAAATTAAGGATTACATCGCCCATCCGAAGCCGAACGGCTACCAGAGTCTGCACCTTATCGTGGCTATCCCACTGGTGCTGCTGGATGGCACACGCTGGGTGAAGGCAGAAATGCAGCTGCGTACGCTAGCCATGGATTTCTGGGCCAGCATGGAGCATATTCTCTACTATAAATTTGACAAACAGCTGCCCTCCCATGTGGCCGATGAGCTGAAGGAAGCCGCCCGTGCCGCCGATGAGCTCGACCAGAAGATGCTCCGCCTGCGCCGGGAGATCCTGGAGCTGTCAGAAGGCGGCGGCAACGAACAGACATAATCCTAGGATAAAATGGCCGCAGCCAGGCCGTTATCCGGCTGCAAGAGGGGCACCTTTGTGCTCCTCTTTTGTTTGGCTGGCTTGATGTGGGAGGGCCGCCCTACCATCCAGTTTGGCTCAATCAGGGGCACTTCTGCCCCTCATTCCCGCCCGAAGATTATTGGCTACCTCAGCACGCCGACTTCCAGCCGAATCAAAGGGATTTTTCCCTTTCATTTCTCCATTCCGCCGACTTCTGGCCGAATCAGAGGGATTTTTCCCTTTCATTTCTCCATTCCGCCGACTTCTGGCTGAATCAGAGGGATTTTTCCCTTTCATTTCCCCATTACGCCGACTTCCGGCTGATTCAGAGGGATTCTTCCCTTTCATTTCCCCATTACGCCGACTTCCGGCTGATTCAGAGGGATTCTTCCACTTTATTCTCGTGCAGCCATCCCCAATCCTCTCCGGCGCACTGCTCACAAAACTAATATTACTTGTGAGATCAGTTCTTACATTCGTTCGTGTCCCGGCATCCGATTCAATTCCACCAGTTGGTCTAGTTTACACTCTATATTACTTAAAGAGCAGCTTTAGTCGCCGCACAAAGATTGTAGCCTATAGCTCCTTCAATCCCACCGCACTTATTATCCGTGTAACCCGGAGCTTACTCAAGCCCCGCCTCACGAACCCATGCACCTACAGCTTACTTAGGTCCACCTCACGCCCCGTGCAGCTACAGCTTATTCAAGCCCGCCGCACGCTTCGCGGCGGCTTCCGAGACCCGGCGCATCAGTAGCGCAAGCCCTTCACGGGCCTTGGGTGTCTGCGGCAGGAGTGCGCTCCAATTCTCCTCCGGCTCCATTACCTCAGGCATAGCCGGAAACGGACGGGAGGAGATCTCATGAAACAGCGGCCCCGGCTGGTGCAGAGAGCCTTCAGCCGCTGCCTCGGCCAGCCATTCTCCAGAGGATACAGCCGGCCCCTTGCGCTCCAGCCTTGCCAGCTCGGACACGAGCGACACAGACGCAGGCGCATCTTCTTCCGCACTCCGCTCGTTCTCCTGCTCCGCCCACAGAGCGAACACACCGGAGAGCAGCTCTTCCTTGGACAGTCCGCGCAGGGCGAACGCAAGCAGCGGCTCCTGGGTGAGCTCCTGGTGG
The sequence above is a segment of the Paenibacillus sp. FSL R7-0204 genome. Coding sequences within it:
- the coxB gene encoding cytochrome c oxidase subunit II; translated protein: MMKTWQAGKRLLPMTAALGLLLAGCGREDLSVLRPQGPVAESSYGLMKLSITIMIVVLLIVFSIAAYVWIRFRRKKDQDEIPKQVEGSFKLEVLWTVIPLILVIVLAIPTVKVVFAAGNDHSDDKDAIKVKVTGHQYWWEFEYTDYGITTAQDLIIPTGKHIAFELSTKDVLHSFWVPSLAGKMDTNPDGTVNRFSFSAPNEGVYRGKCAELCGPSHGFMEFKVKSVSGEAFDKWVASMKAPESVMPEDPVLAEKFKSQCLTCHAIGSMPASPVAPSLTGIGSRESVAGILLNDDTREDGAPVLENLKTWLHDPQSVKPGNKMPNPKDKGLSDEEIDGIAEFLAGYTLD
- a CDS encoding DUF4870 domain-containing protein, translating into MSPFRSSTGLPDNISAALCYFFPFIGAIIFLALEKRSRFVLFHSLQSLIAFGALMIAHVLSGFIPLLGDLVGALISLCSFAVWLLMIYHALGSRWFKLPWVGEIAESQLRQL
- a CDS encoding diacylglycerol/lipid kinase family protein encodes the protein MYLFIINSRSGGGAGRRTWHTVQALLAARAVPYEALFTQSADSAESLVLHALARREDWRAAIIVGGDGTIHSVLGALRRRGVPLGVIPAGSGNDTARGFSIPLAPEAALDHALQDRCIEADLLNAAGGLTLTAVASGFDAQVAVNVNGSRYKRLCNAIGAGRLAYIIGVLHTLMTFKPCRVSVTCDGKEQAFDQAWLVSVCNLPSYGGGLLICPQAESGDGLLDVCVVHGVSRGQLLRLFPTVVKGRHTKLPYVTMLRGHSVAVHFAQPRHAIGDGEALGTAPLAVACEPGALRVLSPLAAASAVAVDAAGSCRAGG
- a CDS encoding TrmB family transcriptional regulator, which gives rise to MEQLLLHLRNLGFTEMESKIMVELATKGQASGYEVAKQLGVSRSNVYAALQRLTQQGYVRCGEGEPARYSVLDPEELATMISGRVQASLAYMESEMPRGGPVSPSFYNVEGDRNVIGELVRQLNLAAQEIVVDVWREEASLLRSELEQAEKRGVKLLWAFDGGDAVPAPYPVWPPLPGKPERSGGRKFSFVVDRSWCMLGMRYDDGSAQAVITEHPVLVELLLKSFTQELVLFELEEDMGPELQRRYGERYSRIYSKYVLHDQEESGKEPEE
- a CDS encoding zinc ribbon domain-containing protein, yielding MNLLQRIKDGASRVSEKAQSSVEVSKLNGQISDIEHEMQVEFLKMGKLFYDGYRSRDMSVAEGQMIELARGCNKLQEQIEDVRSRIAELRNERLCACGQIVGLDANFCPHCGRKLEPRKPEDKEISLRKEPSSAAAAAAAPPAVTVHTVLEHEDEEDQYYGEEELTEAERELARRPEARVQYAEVLPELEEEAELEEADRMTSGSDRSRREADELERERERQLELDRRIRDWKASEPAEERVAGDTDTREIVNCQICRADLPKGSMWCPRCGSEQI
- a CDS encoding GTP pyrophosphokinase, which gives rise to MQKWQINEDFAKQVENFKALPALYRHALNELENKIDIIRTEWQVRDGFSPIEHVKCRIKEPKSIVQKMQRKGYELNLDNMEQHIHDIAGMRIVCAFVKDIYRLVDHLCAREDIRVLEIKDYIAHPKPNGYQSLHLIVAIPLVLLDGTRWVKAEMQLRTLAMDFWASMEHILYYKFDKQLPSHVADELKEAARAADELDQKMLRLRREILELSEGGGNEQT